A window from Micromonospora profundi encodes these proteins:
- a CDS encoding ABC transporter permease: MAELRTAVTGDSTVPVVVPGGDRDSRFARRLIIAGATILSVVALVAVFAPLLSPWGETEIDPANTLVAPGGNHLLGTDGNGMDIWSRMLYAARLDLGIALAAVALAVVVGTLLGLIAGYFGGWLDDVLMRVVDIFQSFPTFILALAVAALLGNGTINLIITIAAVNAPAYARLVRAEVRSLRELPFVDAAITSGASPVGVLWRHLLPNSLTPVRVIAPLNCGWAMLTLAGLSFLGLGVSIPEAEWGAMISLGAADVVGGRWWTSVPPGLALFVCVLGFSLLGEGLQDRANAKRR; the protein is encoded by the coding sequence ATGGCCGAGCTGCGCACCGCCGTCACCGGCGACTCCACGGTGCCCGTGGTCGTCCCGGGCGGCGACCGGGACAGCCGTTTCGCACGGCGTCTGATCATCGCCGGGGCGACAATCCTGTCGGTGGTCGCGCTGGTGGCGGTGTTCGCGCCGCTGCTGAGCCCGTGGGGCGAAACCGAGATCGACCCGGCGAACACCCTTGTCGCCCCGGGTGGCAACCACCTGCTCGGCACCGACGGCAACGGCATGGACATCTGGAGCCGGATGCTCTACGCCGCCCGTCTCGACCTGGGCATCGCCCTGGCCGCTGTCGCGCTCGCGGTGGTCGTCGGCACCCTGCTCGGACTGATCGCCGGCTACTTCGGCGGCTGGCTCGACGACGTGCTGATGCGGGTGGTCGACATCTTCCAGTCGTTCCCCACGTTCATCCTGGCGCTCGCCGTGGCCGCCCTGCTCGGCAACGGCACGATCAACCTCATCATCACGATCGCCGCGGTGAACGCCCCGGCGTACGCCCGGCTGGTCCGCGCCGAGGTGCGGTCGCTGCGCGAGTTGCCGTTCGTGGACGCCGCGATCACCTCCGGCGCGTCGCCGGTGGGCGTGCTGTGGCGGCACCTGCTGCCCAACAGCCTCACTCCCGTCCGGGTGATCGCGCCGCTGAACTGCGGCTGGGCGATGCTCACCCTGGCCGGGCTCTCCTTCCTCGGTCTGGGTGTGAGCATCCCCGAGGCGGAATGGGGTGCCATGATCAGCCTGGGCGCCGCAGACGTGGTCGGTGGACGGTGGTGGACCTCGGTCCCGCCCGGCCTGGCCCTGTTCGTCTGCGTCCTCGGGTTCAGCCTGCTGGGCGAGGGCCTGCAGGACCGCGCGAACGCGAAGCGGCGGTGA
- a CDS encoding ABC transporter permease, giving the protein MRIFRFVVRRLLQLIPVLLGVVVLAFLLVRVLPGDPVRSILGPNASAEDAEAARVRFGLDKSLWQQFLDYLGGLVTGDFGTSIQSGNSVGSEMALRIGPTLELVVIAVTIALVVATVLGVWSARRANRLGDHSVRMFALAGNSVPEFWLGLVLVLVGYSILGWFPAPNGRVDPDTNLTPITGADLVDAVLTANGPAFASAAAYLALPVLTLVVGVVAPLLRSVRASALEVLHSESYAAAQAHGLRGRTLHYGYLMRATLVRLPSLAALVFGTAIGSTVLVEYVYSWQGFGQWALRGLLYRDYPVVQASVLVIALCYVLVFLIADVVHAILDPRVRL; this is encoded by the coding sequence ATGCGTATCTTCCGGTTCGTCGTCAGGCGACTGCTCCAGCTGATCCCCGTTCTGCTCGGAGTGGTCGTCCTGGCGTTCCTCCTGGTCCGCGTGCTGCCGGGCGACCCGGTACGCAGCATCCTCGGGCCCAACGCCAGCGCGGAGGACGCCGAAGCCGCCCGGGTCCGCTTCGGCCTGGACAAGTCGCTGTGGCAACAGTTCCTCGACTACCTCGGGGGATTGGTCACCGGGGACTTCGGTACCTCCATCCAGAGCGGCAACTCCGTGGGCTCGGAGATGGCGCTGAGGATCGGGCCCACCCTGGAACTCGTCGTCATCGCCGTGACCATCGCCCTCGTGGTGGCGACAGTGCTCGGCGTCTGGTCGGCCCGACGGGCCAACCGGCTCGGCGACCACAGCGTCCGGATGTTCGCCCTGGCCGGCAACTCCGTACCCGAGTTCTGGCTCGGCCTGGTGCTGGTGCTCGTCGGCTACAGCATCCTCGGCTGGTTCCCGGCACCCAACGGGCGCGTCGACCCCGACACGAACCTCACGCCGATCACCGGCGCCGACCTCGTCGACGCCGTGCTCACCGCCAACGGACCGGCGTTCGCCTCCGCCGCGGCGTACCTGGCACTGCCAGTGCTGACCCTCGTCGTCGGCGTGGTCGCGCCGCTGCTGCGCAGCGTACGGGCCTCCGCGCTGGAGGTGCTGCACTCCGAGTCGTACGCCGCGGCGCAGGCACACGGCCTGCGTGGCCGCACCCTGCACTACGGCTATCTGATGCGGGCGACGCTGGTCCGGCTGCCGTCGCTTGCCGCGTTGGTCTTCGGCACCGCCATCGGCTCGACAGTGCTCGTTGAGTACGTGTACTCGTGGCAGGGCTTCGGCCAGTGGGCCCTGCGCGGTCTGCTCTACCGGGACTACCCGGTGGTGCAGGCGTCGGTGCTGGTCATCGCGTTGTGCTACGTGCTGGTGTTCCTCATCGCCGACGTGGTCCACGCGATCCTCGACCCGAGAGTGAGGCTCTGA
- a CDS encoding dipeptide ABC transporter ATP-binding protein — MLSIENLSVLIRRPGRQVAALSNVSFSVRPGEVVGLVGESGGGKSMVARAIVGLLPGGSHATGQVLFDGSDVLRMDDTALAAHRGRGVAICFQNPRGALSPTRTIGKQLVDRLATHQEMSGAQAREAARELFEAVGIRSPQRRLDAYAHELSGGMAQRVMISLATGCAPDLLIADEPTTGLDVTLTREILRQFRHAADTDGRGVLLISHDLASIAEVCDRVVVLYAGTVVESGPAEQVLREPAHPYTRALLRSVPDVGGRPVVATPGAMPLLTQAPENCPFVARCAHADGTCSSRRPATKPLAGGRGDWSLACFHPQTRPLDAGAPSTSPTTAEAGAEPAEADRKPAVLEIDDAHVVYRSRFGSGGHHALRGVTLRLAPGETLGVVGESGCGKSTLAKLIMGLVAPTSGTVTVAGQALVKQPGRPRPRGRALRRARTRAQLVFQDPIGSLSPRRPVGDSIAEPLRAAGLSPAERNARVAAVLDRMELDRSILQRYPHELSGGQAQRIGIARALVGEPNLIVFDEPTSALDVTVQAQILAVIADVAADADRASVFISHDLATVRGFADRVVVLYLGQIVEEGPVDVVFDNPRHPYTRALLGSAPRLGGTAGSDGESVELVKDLEEADAATGCPLAARCPFVTDRCRAERQELQSYGESRAACWRVPELPALIGRQAVTP; from the coding sequence ATGCTGTCCATCGAGAACCTTTCCGTGCTCATCCGCCGGCCCGGCCGGCAGGTGGCAGCGCTCAGCAACGTGAGCTTCAGCGTGCGACCCGGCGAGGTCGTCGGCCTGGTCGGTGAGAGCGGCGGCGGCAAGAGCATGGTGGCCCGCGCCATCGTCGGCCTGCTCCCCGGCGGTTCACACGCCACCGGGCAGGTGCTCTTCGACGGGTCGGACGTGCTGCGCATGGACGACACGGCGTTGGCCGCACACCGGGGGCGGGGGGTGGCGATCTGCTTCCAGAACCCGCGCGGCGCGCTCAGCCCCACACGCACCATCGGCAAGCAGCTCGTCGACCGGCTCGCGACCCACCAGGAGATGTCCGGCGCCCAGGCCCGCGAGGCGGCGCGTGAGCTGTTCGAGGCGGTCGGCATCCGCAGCCCGCAGCGCCGGCTCGACGCGTACGCCCACGAGCTGTCCGGCGGCATGGCCCAGCGGGTGATGATCTCGCTGGCCACCGGGTGCGCCCCCGACCTGCTGATCGCCGACGAGCCGACCACCGGCCTCGACGTGACGCTGACCCGGGAGATCCTGCGGCAGTTCCGGCACGCCGCCGACACCGACGGCCGGGGCGTGCTGCTGATCTCCCACGACCTCGCCTCCATCGCGGAGGTCTGCGACCGGGTGGTGGTGCTCTACGCCGGAACGGTGGTGGAGAGCGGCCCCGCCGAGCAGGTGCTGCGGGAGCCCGCGCACCCGTACACAAGGGCGTTGCTGCGCTCGGTGCCGGACGTCGGCGGCCGGCCGGTCGTCGCCACCCCCGGCGCCATGCCCCTGCTCACCCAGGCACCGGAGAACTGCCCGTTCGTGGCCCGCTGCGCGCACGCCGACGGCACCTGTTCGTCCCGGCGGCCGGCCACCAAGCCGCTCGCCGGCGGACGCGGTGACTGGTCCCTGGCCTGCTTCCACCCGCAGACCCGGCCGCTGGACGCCGGCGCGCCGTCGACGTCGCCCACAACGGCCGAAGCCGGCGCGGAGCCGGCCGAGGCGGACCGCAAGCCCGCCGTGCTGGAGATCGACGACGCGCACGTGGTCTATCGCAGCCGGTTCGGCTCCGGCGGGCACCACGCGCTGCGGGGCGTCACGCTGCGGCTCGCACCGGGCGAGACACTTGGCGTGGTGGGCGAGAGCGGCTGCGGCAAGAGCACGCTTGCCAAGCTCATCATGGGTCTTGTCGCGCCCACGTCCGGCACTGTCACCGTCGCCGGGCAGGCCCTGGTCAAGCAACCGGGCCGGCCCCGCCCCCGAGGGCGGGCTCTGCGGCGCGCACGTACCCGTGCCCAGCTCGTCTTCCAGGACCCGATCGGCTCGCTGAGCCCGCGCCGTCCGGTCGGCGACTCCATCGCCGAGCCTTTGCGGGCCGCTGGCCTGTCCCCGGCGGAACGGAACGCGCGGGTCGCCGCCGTGCTGGACCGCATGGAGCTGGACCGCTCGATTCTCCAGCGGTACCCGCACGAGCTGTCCGGCGGCCAGGCGCAACGGATCGGCATCGCCCGCGCCCTGGTCGGCGAGCCGAATCTGATCGTCTTCGACGAGCCGACCTCGGCCCTGGACGTCACTGTGCAGGCGCAGATTCTCGCGGTGATCGCCGACGTGGCCGCCGACGCGGACCGCGCCTCGGTGTTCATCTCCCACGACCTGGCGACCGTTCGGGGCTTCGCCGACCGCGTCGTGGTGCTCTACCTCGGCCAGATCGTCGAGGAGGGGCCGGTGGACGTCGTCTTCGACAACCCCCGGCACCCCTACACCCGGGCGCTGCTCGGCAGCGCACCCCGTCTCGGCGGGACGGCCGGATCCGACGGCGAGTCCGTTGAACTGGTCAAGGACCTCGAAGAAGCCGACGCCGCGACCGGGTGCCCGTTGGCCGCCCGGTGTCCGTTCGTCACCGACCGGTGCCGGGCGGAGCGGCAGGAGCTTCAGTCGTACGGCGAGAGCCGGGCCGCCTGCTGGCGCGTTCCCGAGCTCCCCGCCCTCATCGGAAGGCAGGCTGTCACACCATGA